The Melospiza georgiana isolate bMelGeo1 chromosome 26, bMelGeo1.pri, whole genome shotgun sequence genome window below encodes:
- the HCN2 gene encoding potassium/sodium hyperpolarization-activated cyclic nucleotide-gated channel 2: protein MRAGRGAAGGEAAAAAEEEAAADGAKRGGAAGRARARGGKGSPNGECRRGEAPRSPGPEPPREPKVSFSCGGGGGGGGGAASPGGAKAAEEGASEDAAEEVRGSQASFMQRQFGAMLQPGVNKFSLRMFGSQKAVEREQERVKSAGAWIIHPYSDFRFYWDFTMLLFMVGNLIIIPVGITFFKEETTAPWIVFNVVSDTFFLMDLVLNFRTGIVIEDNTEIILDPEKIKKKYLKTWFVVDFVSSIPVDYVFLIVEKGIDSEVYKTARALRIVRFTKILSLLRLLRLSRLIRYIHQWEEIFHMTYDLASAVMRIINLIGMMLLLCHWDGCLQFLVPMLQDFPQNCWVSINGMVNDSWSELYSFALFKSMSHMLCIGYGKQAPESMTDIWLTMLSMIVGATCYAMFIGHATALIQSLDSSRRQYQEKYKQVEQYMSFHKLPADFRQKIHDYYEHRYQGKMFDEDSILGELNEPLREEIVNFNCRKLVASMPLFANADPNFVTAMLTKLKFEVFQPGDYIIREGTIGKKMYFIQHGVVSILTKGNKEMKLSDGSYFGEICLLTRGRRTASVRADTYCRLYSLSVDNFNEVLEEYPMMRRAFETVAIDRLDRIGKKNSILLHKVQHDLNSGVFNNQENEIIQEIVKYDREMVQQAELQQHTAMYSPVQPQVTSAIATLQQAVAMSFCPQMASPLVGSMALGSPRMMRRLQYAQAVPSPFAVSPVLLQQSPPPQPQPPVPHANPSPSQDPAQPTALPASTSAFAAAAASPPSQSPLASRTFAYGGAPGPLGSQLSLSQQPAPGSPQRLAAHKSTQALHTSSLSQDSRPLSASQPSLPHGLAAGSTQSPPASARESSTSIGGGPAAASPGPGPPAGLRAQAPSRGAPAHPAPTGSGLTAPPALPQDSAAARKDSASSTPDTDPAKSRLSSNL, encoded by the exons ATGCGGGCGGGccgcggcgcggcgggcggggaggcggcggcggcggccgaggaggaggcggcggccgATGGGGCCAAGCGCGGcggagcggcggggcgggcgcgggccCGCGGCGGGAAGGGGTCCCCGAACGGCGAGTGCCGGCGCGGGGAAGCGCcgcggagccccggcccggAGCCGCCCCGCGAGCCCAAGGTCTCGTTCTCCtgcggcggaggcggcggcggcggcggcggagcggcgTCCCCCGGCGGGGCCAAGGCGGCCGAGGAGGGAGCGAGCGAGGATGCGGCCGAGGAGGTGCGCGGGAGCCAGGCCAGCTTCATGCAGCGGCAGTTCGGGGCCATGCTCCAGCCCGGCGTCAACAAGTTCTCGCTGCGGATGTTCGGCTCGCAGAAGGCGgtggagagggagcaggagcgCGTCAAGTCGGCGGGGGCCTGGATCATCCACCCCTACAGCGATTTCAG ATTTTACTGGGACTTCACGATGCTGCTCTTCATGGTGGGCAACCTGATCATCATCCCCGTGGGCATCACCTTCTTCAAGGAGGAGACCACGGCCCCCTGGATCGTGTTCAACGTGGTCTCTGACACCTTCTTCCTGATGGACCTGGTGCTGAACTTCCGCACTGGGATTGTCATTGAGGACAACACCGAAATCATCCTGGACCCCGAGAAGATCAAGAAGAAGTACCTCAAGACCTGGTTCGTGGTGGATTTTGTCTCCTCCATCCCCGTGGACTACGTTTTCCTCATTGTGGAGAAGGGCATAGACTCGGAGGTCTATAAGACAGCCCGCGCCCTGCGCATCGTCAGATTCACCAAGATCCTGAGCCTGCTGCGGCTGCTGCGCCTCTCGCGCCTCATCcgctacatccaccagtgggaGGAG ATCTTCCACATGACGTACGACCTGGCCAGTGCCGTGATGAGGATCATCAACCTCATTGGgatgatgctgctgctgtgccactggGACGGCTGCCTCCAGTTCCTGGTGCCCATGCTGCAGGATTTCCCCCAGAACTGCTGGGTGTCCATCAACGGGATGGTG AACGACTCCTGGAGCGAGCTGTACTCCTTCGCCCTCTTCAAGTCCATGAGCCACATGCTGTGCATCGGCTACGGGAAGCAGGCGCCCGAGAGCATGACAGACATCTGGCTGACCATGCTGAGCATGATCGTGGGGGCCACCTGCTACGCCATGTTCATCGGCCACGCCACCGCCCTCATCCAGTCGCTGGACTCCTCCCGGCGCCAGTACCAGGAGAAG TACAAGCAGGTGGAGCAGTACATGTCCTTCCACAAGCTGCCCGCTGATTTCCGCCAGAAGATCCACGACTACTACGAGCATCGCTACCAGGGCAAGATGTTTGATGAGGATAGCATCCTGGGGGAGCTCAACGAGCCCCTGCGTGAG GAAATCGTGAACTTCAACTGCCGCAAGCTGGTGGCCTCCATGCCGCTGTTTGCCAACGCCGACCCCAACTTTGTCACGGCCATGCTGACCAAGCTGAAGTTTGAGGTGTTCCAGCCGGGCGACTACATCATCCGAGAGGGCACCATCGGCAAGAAGATGTACTTCATCCAGCACGGGGTGGTCAGCATCCTCACCAAGGGCAACAAGGAGATGAAGCTCTCCGACGGCTCCTACTTTGGGG agatCTGCTTGCTGACCCGCGGCCGGCGCACGGCCAGCGTCCGTGCCGACACCTACTGCCGCCTCTACTCGCTCTCCGTGGACAACTTCAACGAGGTGCTGGAGGAGTACCCCATGATGAGACGGGCCTTCGAGACTGTGGCCATCGACCGTCTCGACCGCATCG GGAAGAAGAACTCGATCCTGCTCCACAAAGTGCAGCACGACCTCAACTCAGGTGTCTTCAACAACCAGGAGAACGAGATCATCCAGGAGATCGTCAAGTACGACCGGGAGATGGTGCAGCAGgcggagctgcagcagcacacggCCATGTACAGCCCCGTGCAGCCCCAGGTCACCTCTGCCATCGCCACCCTCCAGCAAGCCGTGGCCATGAGCTTCTGCCCGCAGATGGCCAGCCCGCTGGTGGGCTCCATGGCGCTGGGCTCGCCCCGCATGATGCGCCGCTTGCAGTACGCCCAGGCCGTGCCCAGCCCCTTCGCCGTGTCCCccgtgctgctgcagcagagccccccGCCGCAGCCGCAGCCCCCCGTGCCCCACGCCAACCCCTCGCCCTCGCAGGACCCGGCGCAGCCCACGGCCCTGCCCGCCTCCACCAGCGCCTTCGCCGCGGCCGCGGCCAGCCCTCCGTCCCAAAGCCCGCTGGCCAGCCGGACGTTCGCCTACGGAGGTGCCCCCGGGCCGCTGGGCTCGCAGCTGTCCCTCAGCCAGCAGCCGGCGCCCGGCTCGCCGCAGCGCCTGGCCGCCCACAAGAGCACACAGGCGCTGCACaccagcagcctcagccaggATTCGCGGCCCCTCTCGGCCTCGCAGCCCTCGCTGCCCCACGGGCTGGCGGCcggcagcacccagagccccccgGCGTCCGCCCGCGAGTCCAGCACCTCCATCGGAggcggcccggccgccgcctcGCCGGGCCCGGGCCCTCCGGCCGGGCTGCGGGCCCAGGCGCCCTCACGGGGGGCCCCGGCCCACCCGGCGCCCACGGGCTCGGGGCTGACAGCGCCGCCCGCCCTGCCGCAGGACTCGGCGGCGGCCCGCAAGGATTCGGCGTCCAGCACGCCCGACACGGACCCGGCCAAGTCCAGGCTGTCTTCCAACTTGTGA
- the POLRMT gene encoding DNA-directed RNA polymerase, mitochondrial, with the protein MSLLRLRAVLRGPGGLRGPGIPWRIFRSYSSASTKEKANRNVPCERTELLEVLKARAKQLQGSSVPEVTVSKVEVAALDNDKFQEAVVPGPKEKQPIPRAQGDGLAQSSTWAKKLQKEMYSQQPKMKQELGSAASQLALEAKGEATPKTKTTKSPKVPKTKAAPAWTQSSGSPHNKPRVVEVKGAAELKRPQKMPKDTSNQQVLQQTIQANLECFLFLQQAEEAERYLLLCHSSPVKRKVMDVGAFNIVMRIWARKGSLNRLERLFSILEAAGLQPNLDSYATALECAGRTQSPAKAVLRYLQQLNSSGFHVDELFQKCLFEEDEKEKVLFAIRTVQPNYQLPPPPSPKISKSSLLQDFYSRETMGAYPKLDFSVQELQERFQQQLHMELKNTVTIESVEAAKPLTPQAIKARELLGTLRSQWRDAILQALHNSKRSMARPKRMSKYNVLYPYLCLLPDEEYVDIMLQILNDLSPQGESLAVLARELGSKVYDRYIIQRKLHSGQLEKVQQIYESYIQLLAKDSQPKQYLPREYWEKLVAEAGFGPSLNLKSCTWPCVLLMRLGMHMLELLVKAVKVPRNILNRRLESKPIPVLYHVYSFYSNWQVGLIRPHPIFSQLVSNAAETTLTFNSSAMPMLCPPVPWTSPTFGAFVLSDTKLMRFMDDTTHHQLLLEQCPLVNLHPVLDALNQLGNCAWKINQPVLDIIISIFNDKGDEKLDIPPPLSEAPKPPTPPGNSSTWSKSFKHEVFLCKKKAAEMHSLRMDALYKLSIANYVRDKVFWFPHNMDFRGRTYPCPPYFNHLGNDVTRAILLFAEGRPLGPKGLDWLKIHLINLTGLKKKNALQERLEYANEIMEDILDSADHPLTGRKWWMDTDEPWQALACCMEIAKASRSPDPAAYISHFPVHQDGSCNGLQHYAALGRDLSGAASVNLVPCGLPQDVYSAVAQQVEEFRKKDAERGLKIAQVLQGFISRKVVKQTVMTVVYGVTRYGGRLQIEKRLKEIDEFPEEYLWEASHYLVKQVFNSIKEMFSATRDIQNWLTESAKLIAQSGRTVEWVTPLGLPIIQPYYRSRSTVLNCGMQRLSVKTPNSSQKPDTVKQKNAFPPNFIHSLDSTHMMLTALHCLRKGLTFVSVHDCYWTHALTVDVMNQVCRQQFVALHSEKILQDLSEFMLEKYCSSSSSSTEPIAHWQKRLKEQLSNVPSTGEFNLKQVMDSTYFFS; encoded by the exons TTCCCAGGGCACAGGGTGATGGCCTGGCTCAGTCCAGCACCTGGGCCaaaaagctgcagaaggagATGTACAGCCAGCAGCCAAAGATGAAGCAGGAGTTGGGcagtgctgcctcccagctggctctggaggcCAAGGGAGAGGCCacacccaaaacaaaaaccacaaagagCCCAAAGGtcccaaagacaaaagcagcccctgcctggacccagagctctggcagcccccACAACAAGCCCAGGGTGGTGGAGGTGAAGGGAGCTGCGGAGCTGAAGAGGCCTCAGAAGATGCCAAAGGACACGAGCAAccagcaggtgctgcagcagacCATCCAGGCCAACCTGGAGTGCttcctgttcctgcagcaggcagaggaggctgAGAGGTAcctcctgctgtgccacagctccccCGTGAAGAGGAAGGTGATGGATGTGGGTGCCTTCAACATCGTCATGCGCATCTGGGCCAGGAAG gGCTCTTTGAACCGCCTGGAGCGATTGTTTTCCATCCTGGAGGCTGCAGGTCTCCAGCCCAACCTGGACTCCTATGCCACGGCCCTGGAGTGTGCAGGAAGGACCCAGTCACCTGCCAAAGCTGTCCTGAG atacctgcagcagctgaacagCAGTGGCTTCCATGTGGATGAGCTCTTCCAAAAGTGCCTGTTTGAGGAAGATGAGAAGGAGAAGGTGCTGTTTGCCATCAGGACTGTCCAGCCCAACTACCAGCTGCCTCCTCCACCCAGCCCCAAGATCAGCAAGTCTTCTCTGCTCCAGGACTTCTATTCCAGA GAGACGATGGGGGCGTACCCCAAGCTGGATTTCTccgtgcaggagctgcaggagcgcttccagcagcagctgcacatggAGCTGAAGAACACTGTGACCATCGAGTCCGTGGAGGCAGCCAAGCCCCTGACCCCACAGGCCATCAAAGCG cgTGAGCTGCTGGGCACGCTGCGCTCGCAGTGGCGCGATGCCATCCTGCAGGCCCTGCACAACTCCAAGCGCAGCATGGCCAGGCCCAAGAGGATGTCCAAGTACAACGTCCTCTACCCCTACCTGTGTCTGCTGCCAGATGAGGAGTATGTGGACATCATGCTGCAG ATCCTCAATGACCTGTCTCCACAAGGTgagtccctggcagtgctggccagGGAGCTGGGCTCCAAGGTCTATGACAGGTACATCATCCAGAGGAAGCTGCACAGTGGCCAGCTGGAGAAGGTGCAGCAGATCTATGAGAGCTACATCCAGCTGCTGGCAAAGGACAGCCAG CCTAAGCAGTACTTGCCACGGGAATACTGGGAGAAGCTGGTGGCAGAAGCAGGCTTTGGGCCTTCCCTCAACCTGAAGTCCTGCACGTGGCCCTGTGTGCTCCTCATGCGCCTGGGCATGCACATGCTGGAGCTCCTGGTGAAGGCTGTGAAGGTGCCCAGGAACATCCTCAATCGTCGCCTGGAGTCCAAGCCTATCCCCGTCCTCTACCACGTCTACTCCTTCTACAGTAACTGGCAG GTCGGGCTGATAAGGCCCCATCCCATCTTCTCCCAGCTCGTGTCGAACGCTGCAGAGACCACGCTGACCTTCAACTCCTCTGCCATGCCCATGCTGTGCCCCCCTGTGCCCTGGACCTCCCCCACTTTTGGTGCCTTTGTCCTCAGTGACACCAAACTGATGCGTTTCATGGATGACACCACCcaccaccagctgctgctggagcagtgtcCCCTGGTGAACCTGCACCCCGTGCTGGATGCCCTCAACCAGCTGGGCAACTGTGCCTGGAAGATCAACCAGCCAGTGCTGGATATCATCATCTCCATCTTCAATGACAAAGGGGATGAGAAGCTGGACATCCCACCACCCCTCTCTGAGGCTCCCAAGCCTCCCACTCCTCCTGGCAATTCCTCCACCTGGAGCAAATCCTTCAAGCACGAGGTGTTCCTGTGCAAGAAGAAGGCTGCAGAGATGCACAGCCTGCGCATGGATGCTCTCTACAAGCTCTCCATTGCCAACTATGTCAGGGACAAGGTGTTCTGGTTCCCTCACAACATGGATTTCCGTGGCAGGACTTACCCATGCCCACCCTATTTCAACCACCTGGGGAACGATGTCACCAGGGCCATCCTGCTGTTTGCAGAGGGGAGGCCACTGGGCCCCAAGGGACTTGACTGGCTGAAGATCCACCTCATCAACCTGACAGGGCTGAAGAAGAAGAATGCCttgcaggagaggctggagtATGCCAATGAAATCATGGAGGACATCCTGGACTCGGCTGACCACCCGCTCACG ggcaggaagTGGTGGATGGACACAGATGAGCCCTGGCAAGCCTTGGCATGCTGTATGGAAATCGCCAAAGCCTCGAGGTCCCCAGACCCTGCAGCCTACATCTCTCACTTCCCAGTTCACCAG gatgGCTCCTGCAATGGGCTGCAGCACTATGCAGCGCTCGGCCGGGACCTCAGCGGCGCTGCCTCCGTCAACCTGGTGCCCTGTGGGCTCCCTCAGGATGTCTACAGTGCAGTGGCCCAGCAG GTGGAGGAGTTTCGGAAGAAGGATGCTGAGAGGGGTTTGAAGAttgcccaggtgctgcagggcttCATCAGCCGCAAGGTGGTGAAGCAGACGGTGATGACGGTCGTGTACGGGGTCACGCGCTACGGCGGCCGCCTGCAGATCGAGAAACGCCTCAAGGAGATCGATGAGTTCCCCGAG gagtATTTGTGGGAAGCATCTCATTATCTGGTGAAGCAGGTGTTCAACAGCATCAAGGAGATGTTCTCAGCGACTCGAGATATCCAG AACTGGCTGACAGAGAGTGCCAAGCTCATCGCCCAGTCAGGCCGGACAGTGGAGTGGGTCACACCTCTGGGGCTGCCCATCATCCAGCCCTACTATCGCTCCAGGTCCACTGTG CTGAATTGTGGCATGCAGCGCTTGAGTGTGAAAACCCCCAACAGCAGCCA GAAACCTGACACTGTGAAGCAGAAGAATGCCTTTCCCCCCAACTTCATCCACTCTCTGGACTCCACACACATGATGCTCACAGCACTGCACTGCCTCAG GAAGGGCCTGACCTTCGTCTCAGTCCACGACTGCTACTGGACTCACGCGCTCACCGTGGATGTCATGAACCAG GTCTGTCGGCAGCAgtttgtggctctgcacagcgAGAAGATTCTGCAGGATCTGTCTGAGTTCATGCTGGAGAAGTACTGCAG TtcatccagctccagcacagagcccatAGCCCACTGGCAGAAGAGACTGAAGGAGCAGCTGTCAAATGTCCCCAGCACAG GTGAATTCAACCTGAAGCAAGTGATGGATTCCACATATTTCTTCAGCTGA